In one window of Bdellovibrio bacteriovorus W DNA:
- a CDS encoding hypothetical protein (COG0253 Diaminopimelate epimerase), with protein MKTSNLLTLIGLALWSMPSLGDNSPENFIANNSTVYLSVPDNTPIYLPTILKNNERALYPHIVLPGESIIAVDTNRLAQVLENQERDPSKTNYPFMRKGDDRPRQSNDGFLCGFRVVDATSEEVRDNTLLDRTDFCMELDTLREATSLESNGEEIQDAFQRYAESKNSAYITQVASSVAMERIRLESSGVVAKTGFSAPLSSPLKGCTQSCLTVTSEYGSRYHPVHKRRILHKGIDFRASIGTEVSTALPGKVLAVRTERNARSKKIVGYGHYVIVSHPESRMETLYAHLSQFKIKQGASVKAGDLIALSGNSGVGTGPHLHFETHVANKGGYKAVDPRTFLTAVLETVTQIINFFSLRA; from the coding sequence ATGAAAACTTCAAATCTTTTAACTTTAATAGGACTAGCTTTATGGTCTATGCCATCTTTAGGGGACAATTCGCCTGAAAATTTTATTGCGAATAACTCTACGGTGTATCTCAGCGTGCCCGACAACACACCCATTTATCTGCCGACTATCTTAAAGAACAACGAGCGTGCACTTTACCCGCATATCGTATTACCGGGTGAGTCTATAATTGCCGTTGATACAAATCGCTTAGCTCAAGTTCTTGAAAATCAAGAACGAGATCCTTCGAAAACAAATTATCCCTTTATGCGCAAAGGGGATGATCGCCCTCGTCAATCCAATGATGGCTTTCTTTGCGGCTTTCGCGTCGTCGATGCCACCTCCGAAGAAGTGCGCGACAATACACTTCTCGACAGAACAGACTTCTGTATGGAACTTGATACCCTTCGCGAAGCCACTTCCCTGGAAAGCAACGGTGAAGAGATTCAGGATGCCTTCCAAAGATACGCGGAATCTAAAAACTCGGCTTACATCACGCAAGTTGCATCTTCTGTTGCCATGGAGCGAATTCGTCTAGAGTCATCAGGTGTCGTTGCTAAAACTGGCTTCTCAGCTCCGCTCTCCAGTCCTTTAAAAGGTTGTACTCAATCGTGCCTTACAGTGACCAGTGAGTATGGCTCAAGATACCATCCAGTACACAAACGCCGTATTCTACATAAAGGCATCGACTTCCGCGCCAGCATCGGAACTGAAGTATCAACGGCACTGCCTGGAAAAGTTTTAGCTGTAAGAACCGAGCGCAACGCAAGATCTAAAAAAATTGTCGGCTATGGTCATTACGTGATTGTTTCCCATCCAGAAAGTCGCATGGAAACACTATACGCTCACTTATCGCAGTTTAAGATTAAACAAGGTGCTAGTGTGAAAGCAGGCGATCTCATCGCCCTCAGCGGAAACAGTGGCGTTGGGACCGGCCCACATCTGCACTTTGAAACCCACGTAGCAAACAAAGGTGGCTATAAAGCTGTGGACCCACGCACCTTTTTAACAGCAGTCCTCGAAACCGTGACACAAATTATTAATTTTTTCAGCCTGAGGGCTTAG
- a CDS encoding hypothetical protein (COG0500 SAM-dependent methyltransferases): MKKFDQNEADLYDQSIVKKVPGYLDVLSEVAQRASIEIPQQGRVLVLGAGTGTEIFLLGELRPDISFVAVDISEEMLSKMMIKNQARTIPLKIKTHCVSLHDFIPEENFDGALCLLTLHFIELNQKADVLRMIRNCLREGGTLWTYDLMNFEGNSKNLEEDQFLKWCRSEKIADLKKEQLLKGLATKFSPIAEEEFESIALEILGFRSVTRYASHPRFRGYELKR; this comes from the coding sequence ATGAAAAAATTTGATCAGAATGAAGCAGATCTCTATGACCAAAGTATTGTTAAAAAAGTTCCTGGTTATTTAGATGTTCTCAGTGAAGTTGCGCAAAGAGCCTCCATAGAGATTCCGCAGCAGGGAAGAGTTTTAGTTTTAGGGGCTGGAACAGGAACCGAGATTTTTTTATTGGGCGAGTTGCGACCCGATATATCTTTTGTAGCAGTGGATATCTCCGAAGAAATGCTCAGTAAAATGATGATTAAGAATCAGGCCCGAACAATTCCTTTAAAGATAAAAACACACTGTGTATCTCTTCATGATTTTATTCCCGAAGAAAATTTTGACGGAGCTCTCTGTTTGCTCACACTTCATTTTATAGAACTTAATCAGAAGGCGGATGTTTTAAGAATGATCCGTAATTGTTTACGAGAAGGTGGAACTCTATGGACCTACGATTTGATGAACTTTGAGGGCAATTCAAAGAATCTTGAAGAGGATCAATTTTTAAAGTGGTGCCGTTCTGAAAAGATAGCTGACCTAAAAAAAGAGCAATTGCTTAAAGGATTAGCGACAAAGTTTTCTCCGATAGCAGAAGAAGAGTTCGAATCCATAGCTCTTGAGATTTTAGGCTTTCGTTCCGTGACTCGATACGCTTCTCATCCTCGATTCAGAGGGTATGAGTTAAAGAGATAA
- a CDS encoding hypothetical protein (COG1512 Beta-propeller domains of methanol dehydrogenase type), producing MRIALSFLILFLATPFAWSQEGFKIPPLTGPVIDEVGYLNRSDRQELMQLLYDFNRRGKAQIQVLIVKDLQGIPIEQASIQITDKWKLGDEKKDNGILFLISAKERAMRIEVGQGLEGAIPDIYAKRIISDQVIPLFRAQRYSSGVVVGVHEIMRLADKEFADENNVASDEGGDIPVGLIILVLIIISLLGRFGGGRGRHYRGGWGGGFGGGGYGGGGFGGGGGGWSGGGGGFSGGGASGNW from the coding sequence ATGAGAATAGCTTTAAGCTTCCTCATTTTATTTCTTGCGACACCATTCGCGTGGTCGCAAGAAGGATTTAAAATCCCACCTTTGACGGGCCCAGTTATTGATGAGGTGGGATATCTGAATCGTTCCGATCGCCAAGAGCTGATGCAGCTTCTTTACGACTTCAATCGTCGTGGCAAGGCCCAAATCCAAGTACTTATAGTCAAAGATCTTCAGGGCATTCCAATTGAGCAGGCCTCTATTCAAATCACCGACAAGTGGAAGCTTGGTGATGAAAAGAAAGACAATGGGATTCTGTTTTTAATCTCTGCCAAAGAACGTGCTATGCGCATCGAAGTAGGACAGGGTTTAGAGGGCGCAATTCCTGATATCTATGCCAAACGAATCATCAGTGATCAGGTCATTCCTTTGTTCCGTGCTCAACGCTATTCCAGTGGAGTCGTGGTGGGGGTGCATGAGATTATGCGCCTTGCAGATAAAGAGTTCGCAGACGAAAACAATGTAGCCTCTGATGAAGGTGGCGACATTCCTGTAGGGCTTATTATTTTAGTTTTAATCATCATTTCTTTACTGGGAAGATTCGGTGGAGGACGTGGACGTCATTACCGTGGTGGCTGGGGCGGTGGCTTTGGCGGCGGCGGTTATGGTGGTGGTGGATTCGGCGGCGGTGGCGGCGGCTGGTCCGGTGGTGGCGGTGGCTTTAGTGGCGGCGGCGCCTCTGGGAACTGGTAA
- a CDS encoding membrane protein (COG2855 Predicted membrane protein), with translation MLIPVLAVLALTPWVSSAQALIAGVIVAVAFGNPYLEQTRKITSTLLGLSVAGMGAGMDLAVVGKVGFQGVGYTIAGISITLVLGTLLGKLFKVQKDTSILVTVGTAICGGSAIAAVAPVIRAKNEEVSVALGTVFLLNALALFIFPPLGHFFGLTQNQFGLWSALAIHDTSSVVGASMQYGAEALQVGTTVKLARALWIIPVAFLIGTLYKKNSEGPAVKAKRPWFILWFILAAALVTFVPSLQPAGHIVSDVAKRFLVLTLFLIGLSLSKETLKKVGVKPFLQGAGLWIIVSSATLAALHWGWIQ, from the coding sequence ATGCTTATTCCCGTTCTTGCAGTTTTAGCTTTGACCCCTTGGGTGTCTTCGGCTCAGGCACTCATTGCGGGGGTGATCGTTGCAGTAGCTTTTGGTAATCCCTATTTAGAGCAGACTCGAAAAATCACCTCCACACTTTTGGGACTGTCGGTCGCTGGTATGGGGGCGGGGATGGACTTAGCTGTCGTGGGTAAAGTCGGATTTCAAGGTGTCGGTTATACAATCGCGGGAATCAGTATTACTTTAGTTTTAGGGACTTTATTGGGAAAGCTTTTTAAAGTTCAAAAAGACACCTCTATTCTGGTTACGGTGGGGACGGCCATTTGTGGCGGAAGTGCGATTGCGGCTGTGGCCCCCGTGATTCGAGCTAAGAACGAAGAGGTCTCAGTAGCTCTTGGAACAGTATTCCTTTTAAATGCGCTGGCTCTTTTTATTTTTCCCCCGTTAGGGCATTTCTTCGGTTTAACGCAAAATCAATTTGGATTATGGAGTGCCTTGGCGATTCATGACACAAGTTCCGTCGTCGGAGCCAGTATGCAGTACGGTGCGGAGGCTCTTCAAGTTGGAACAACTGTGAAGCTAGCGCGCGCCCTGTGGATCATTCCAGTGGCGTTCCTCATTGGAACTCTTTATAAGAAAAACTCAGAGGGGCCTGCGGTTAAGGCGAAGCGTCCTTGGTTTATTTTATGGTTTATTCTGGCAGCGGCTTTGGTGACTTTCGTACCGTCTTTGCAGCCAGCAGGCCATATCGTGAGTGATGTTGCGAAACGTTTTTTAGTACTGACTTTGTTTCTAATTGGCTTGAGTTTATCTAAAGAGACCTTGAAAAAAGTAGGAGTGAAGCCATTTTTACAAGGGGCAGGTCTATGGATCATTGTCTCTAGTGCAACACTGGCGGCATTGCACTGGGGTTGGATTCAATAG
- a CDS encoding hypothetical protein (COG3762 Predicted membrane protein), which produces MSWIEKYLSAKDLEQIEKTIDRVEEQTHGEIVPVIVRKSSTVGHVPLTLTLLLTLIVVMIEFPYSDWLWVTPWVYLWPFLILALFGISHFLAKIPWIQKILVPEKDEVEQVQQRAHLEFYMNRVHRTEAGTGVLIFVSVMEKKAVVLADEGIAQKLPSATWDGVLEKLRKSLHDGQWGQGFVQAIEECGEHLKTHFPIENRSANQLKNHLVIKD; this is translated from the coding sequence ATGTCTTGGATCGAAAAGTATCTTTCAGCAAAAGACCTTGAGCAGATCGAAAAAACCATTGATCGAGTGGAAGAGCAAACTCACGGGGAAATCGTTCCGGTGATTGTTAGAAAGTCTTCCACGGTCGGGCATGTACCTTTGACTTTGACATTGTTATTAACTCTGATCGTCGTGATGATCGAGTTCCCCTATAGTGATTGGTTATGGGTCACTCCATGGGTGTATCTGTGGCCATTTTTGATTTTGGCCTTGTTCGGGATTTCTCATTTTCTTGCAAAGATTCCGTGGATTCAAAAAATCTTAGTCCCAGAAAAAGATGAAGTTGAACAAGTTCAGCAAAGGGCTCACTTAGAGTTCTACATGAACCGCGTTCATCGTACAGAGGCGGGGACAGGGGTTTTGATATTCGTATCTGTGATGGAGAAAAAAGCGGTGGTGCTTGCTGATGAGGGGATTGCGCAAAAACTTCCTTCGGCAACATGGGATGGCGTTTTAGAAAAACTTCGCAAGAGTCTTCATGATGGTCAGTGGGGACAAGGTTTTGTACAGGCTATCGAAGAGTGTGGAGAGCATCTTAAGACGCACTTCCCCATTGAGAATCGCTCTGCAAACCAGCTTAAAAATCACCTCGTGATTAAAGATTAG
- a CDS encoding putative pirin-related protein (COG1741 Pirin-related protein) has translation MQTLYNSILMEIPPRTAQLSGASVMRLMPYAKKRMVGPFIFFDYLPKAEFHAGEGLNVAPHPHIGLSTLSYLLEGSILHHDSLGSKQLLLPGDVNWMTAGKGISHSERMPPEADHKNHFLQLLQFWVALPLEHEDCEPNFTHHSKNTIPTIQVNESEVRLIAGSAFGKSSPVKTYSPLFFMDVEIPEGASFSFNPEHQELAVFLLGGEVLMDDKALRVDDFIVLEQGSQLEVTATKKSRLIVLGGEPFKEPRHIYWNFVSSSKDKIEQAKEAWRSGLFPQVPGETDIIPLPHD, from the coding sequence ATGCAGACTTTATACAACAGCATCCTTATGGAAATCCCTCCCCGCACAGCACAACTGAGCGGCGCCTCGGTGATGCGACTTATGCCCTATGCAAAAAAGAGAATGGTCGGACCTTTTATTTTCTTTGATTACCTTCCAAAGGCTGAGTTTCACGCGGGCGAAGGTCTGAATGTGGCGCCTCACCCCCATATCGGCCTGTCAACTCTGAGTTATCTTTTAGAAGGCTCTATCCTTCACCACGACAGTTTAGGCAGCAAACAATTGCTTCTTCCGGGGGACGTCAATTGGATGACAGCAGGCAAAGGAATCTCACATTCTGAACGCATGCCCCCTGAAGCAGATCATAAAAACCACTTCCTACAACTGCTTCAATTTTGGGTGGCACTTCCTTTGGAGCATGAAGATTGTGAACCGAACTTTACTCACCATTCAAAGAACACAATTCCTACTATTCAAGTGAATGAATCTGAAGTTCGCCTCATCGCAGGTTCGGCCTTTGGAAAATCTTCACCTGTGAAAACTTATTCGCCATTATTTTTTATGGATGTTGAAATCCCCGAGGGAGCAAGCTTTAGCTTCAACCCTGAACACCAAGAGCTTGCGGTCTTCCTTCTTGGTGGAGAAGTTCTAATGGATGATAAAGCTCTCCGTGTTGATGACTTTATTGTACTAGAGCAAGGCTCCCAACTTGAAGTCACCGCTACCAAAAAGAGTCGCTTAATTGTACTCGGTGGCGAGCCCTTTAAAGAGCCGCGACATATATATTGGAATTTTGTTTCTTCATCAAAAGACAAAATTGAACAAGCTAAAGAAGCTTGGCGCTCAGGTCTCTTTCCGCAAGTCCCTGGTGAAACAGATATCATCCCTCTCCCCCACGACTGA
- a CDS encoding putative RNA methylase (COG0566 rRNA methylases): MFPHGPSIELSSKLSVSYKDVLEHIGPLLTDERKVKIDRVVAERNFDTAVVLESIYDRGNVSAVMRSAEGMGFGNFHVIETQEKFKESQRVTQGADKWVEVKKWKQTAECVKDLKAKGYKIYVTHLDANAKPLHEMDFSGKTALVLGNEKSGVSAEMIAAADATVIIPMTGFVQSFNISVAGALSLYHISEDRRTRLGTNASLTPEEKDILTAYYYLRTQDSAVSYLEEMKARGQLKG, encoded by the coding sequence ATGTTCCCACACGGCCCATCGATTGAGTTATCTTCTAAGTTATCCGTGTCTTATAAAGACGTCCTTGAGCACATCGGTCCTTTGTTGACCGATGAACGCAAAGTTAAAATCGACAGAGTCGTGGCCGAAAGAAATTTCGACACGGCTGTGGTTTTAGAGAGCATCTATGACCGTGGAAATGTATCGGCGGTCATGCGCAGTGCTGAGGGCATGGGCTTTGGGAACTTTCATGTTATCGAGACTCAAGAAAAGTTTAAAGAATCTCAACGTGTGACCCAAGGTGCTGACAAGTGGGTTGAAGTTAAAAAATGGAAGCAGACGGCTGAGTGCGTGAAAGATCTTAAAGCCAAGGGTTATAAGATCTATGTAACTCATTTAGATGCTAATGCGAAGCCTCTACACGAAATGGACTTTTCTGGAAAAACCGCGCTTGTTCTTGGAAACGAAAAAAGCGGTGTCAGTGCAGAGATGATTGCTGCGGCTGATGCGACGGTTATTATTCCCATGACAGGCTTTGTTCAAAGCTTCAATATATCTGTTGCAGGTGCATTAAGTCTTTATCATATCTCTGAAGATCGCAGAACTCGTCTGGGGACGAATGCTTCTTTGACTCCAGAAGAAAAAGATATCTTAACGGCTTATTACTATCTGCGCACACAGGATTCCGCTGTCTCTTATCTTGAAGAGATGAAAGCAAGAGGTCAGTTGAAAGGATGA
- a CDS encoding protein-tyrosine phosphatase 2 — MNFLVTLLASLVFVISCAEKKRSASENGNPPPVRYSKDMTRPAVSEPQEAVFEKEANSSKPLRYRKIDDLRVSASGAFSQKALRDIRQPSKKIKFDLIIFDLRQEPHGLVNDQPIAWMAPNNFGSVDLTLDEAIRRERRLLGDLQIGEKILNTTIKSIETEESMIRTSGHQYLRFAVTEHLRPVDSEVDRFVEKMATLPEKTWVHLHDRTGEGRSSMFMLMYDFLVSARYLSFEEILEKHRKLGSVDLMKVGVDTDWNHTFKKERADFIREFYKYAKENPRGETLTWSQWLKKHP, encoded by the coding sequence ATGAATTTTTTAGTTACGTTATTGGCAAGTTTGGTTTTTGTAATTTCTTGTGCAGAGAAGAAACGATCTGCTTCTGAAAACGGAAATCCTCCACCAGTGAGGTATTCTAAAGATATGACTCGTCCGGCGGTGAGTGAGCCTCAGGAAGCGGTTTTTGAAAAAGAGGCCAATTCATCAAAACCTCTTCGTTATCGTAAGATTGATGATCTAAGAGTTTCTGCAAGTGGAGCTTTTAGTCAAAAAGCTCTGCGCGATATTCGCCAGCCCTCTAAGAAGATTAAATTTGATCTGATCATTTTCGATTTGCGCCAAGAGCCTCATGGTTTGGTCAATGATCAACCTATTGCTTGGATGGCACCGAATAATTTTGGCAGTGTGGATTTAACGCTCGACGAAGCCATTCGCAGAGAACGACGCCTTTTAGGCGATCTTCAGATCGGCGAAAAGATTTTAAATACGACAATTAAAAGTATTGAAACTGAAGAGTCGATGATCAGAACCAGTGGGCATCAGTACTTGCGCTTTGCTGTGACGGAGCATCTTCGTCCGGTAGATAGTGAAGTCGATCGCTTTGTTGAGAAAATGGCGACGTTGCCAGAAAAGACCTGGGTGCATCTGCATGATCGAACAGGGGAAGGTCGTTCCTCTATGTTTATGCTGATGTATGACTTCTTGGTTTCTGCACGTTATCTAAGTTTTGAAGAGATTCTAGAAAAACACCGTAAGCTTGGCTCTGTGGATTTGATGAAGGTGGGTGTTGATACAGATTGGAATCATACCTTTAAAAAAGAGCGGGCAGATTTTATTCGTGAGTTTTATAAGTACGCAAAAGAAAATCCACGCGGAGAGACACTAACTTGGTCTCAGTGGTTAAAAAAGCATCCTTAA
- a CDS encoding lipoprotein (COG1704 Uncharacterized conserved protein), with product MKRTIVGLVLSLFFLTGCGIQSLPQGKNATEAALAEVNNQYKRRADLIPNLVNVVKGYAKHEQETLTAVTEARAKATSTQIDPSKVTPEKLAEFQQAQSGLSQALGRLMVVTEKYPDLKADQNFRDLQAQLEGTENRITIARQRYIETIRSFNNLITVPPTSFTNSLVYHYEKMPQWDMTPEEKASAEKAPEVKF from the coding sequence ATGAAAAGAACCATCGTTGGCTTAGTTCTATCACTGTTTTTCTTAACAGGTTGTGGAATTCAATCTCTTCCTCAGGGAAAGAATGCGACAGAAGCAGCACTTGCAGAAGTTAATAACCAATACAAACGTCGTGCTGATTTGATTCCAAATCTTGTAAACGTGGTTAAGGGCTATGCAAAACATGAGCAAGAAACTCTGACGGCTGTGACCGAGGCGCGCGCAAAGGCGACTTCAACTCAGATTGATCCTTCAAAGGTGACTCCTGAAAAACTAGCTGAGTTTCAACAGGCGCAATCAGGTTTATCGCAAGCTTTGGGACGCTTGATGGTCGTTACTGAAAAATATCCAGACTTAAAAGCCGATCAGAACTTCCGTGATCTTCAAGCACAACTTGAAGGCACAGAGAATAGAATTACGATTGCTCGTCAACGTTACATTGAAACTATTCGTTCATTTAATAATTTGATCACAGTGCCACCAACAAGTTTTACAAACTCTTTGGTTTATCATTATGAAAAGATGCCTCAGTGGGACATGACTCCAGAAGAAAAAGCTTCTGCGGAAAAAGCTCCAGAGGTTAAGTTTTAA
- a CDS encoding putative multidrug transmembrane resistance signal peptide protein (COG2076 Membrane transporters of cations and cationic drugs) gives MVVAWVFLILAVVTEVAGTLTMNASGQSGNLWMYALMCIFISASYTFLSFALKKIAVGVAIAIWEGLGVTLISLISFFLLDQSLSMQKIAGLVLAVTGIILLNFGEVKEAQDEQ, from the coding sequence ATGGTTGTTGCTTGGGTATTTCTTATTTTGGCTGTGGTTACTGAGGTGGCCGGTACTTTAACCATGAATGCTTCTGGACAGAGCGGGAACTTATGGATGTATGCACTCATGTGCATTTTTATTTCAGCTTCTTACACCTTCCTCTCCTTTGCTTTAAAAAAGATTGCAGTCGGAGTCGCTATTGCGATCTGGGAAGGCTTAGGCGTGACCTTGATCTCGTTGATTTCATTTTTTCTTCTTGATCAAAGTTTGTCTATGCAAAAGATCGCAGGGCTTGTACTGGCGGTGACGGGAATTATTCTTTTAAATTTTGGAGAGGTAAAGGAGGCGCAAGATGAGCAGTAA
- a CDS encoding multidrug transmembrane resistance signal peptide protein (COG2076 Membrane transporters of cations and cationic drugs), whose product MSSNFAFLLIALSAVLDIFANLMMKKSDGFKHKLYGVGGIALVCLAFVLLSFVSQVMDLAIAYALWGALAIFGTAMSARVIFGQKINKIGWLGIAMILASVYLLKTP is encoded by the coding sequence ATGAGCAGTAATTTTGCATTTCTTCTTATAGCCTTATCCGCAGTTTTAGATATTTTTGCCAACTTGATGATGAAGAAGTCAGATGGATTTAAGCATAAGCTTTATGGTGTCGGAGGAATTGCACTCGTTTGTCTAGCTTTTGTCTTACTGTCCTTTGTTTCACAGGTGATGGACTTAGCCATCGCCTATGCACTCTGGGGTGCGTTGGCTATTTTCGGCACGGCGATGTCGGCAAGAGTTATATTTGGACAAAAAATAAATAAAATTGGATGGCTAGGGATCGCGATGATTTTAGCATCTGTGTACCTATTAAAGACGCCCTAG
- a CDS encoding methyltransferase (COG0564 Pseudouridylate synthases, 23S RNA-specific): protein MTLNQNRLIITVMTRAINLQYTEMPDLIFIDKISGINTHTPAFGQRGCVEIYEDALDKKLFVVQRLDKGTSGAMMFATTPEMAASLTQLLENQEVEKKYLFLTHQKSAKTEFDYKSFIHKEKNAFVSETDKEPNAHTRFKFLGSRGEYYLWEAQPLTGKPHQIRLHAEANGIPVLGDKDHNGKPFFRLCLHSLSSRFKVNGKDYFFQTALPAWASEGISHDEETLALYEALQRRERLFGRKDSNEQCLRLSHRDIDTYRIDQYGDHIWVYWYKESDPTDADIMRFEEIAEKLDKKLYVRKMLNRGDNPNAQIMWTARNPETRWQAKENQVSFELRSDSGLSPGLFLDQRENRMWVASQAEGRSVLNLFSYTSGFSVVSALAGARDVCTVDVSANFIEWSKRNFEINGLDPEDEKYEFWVQDCLLFLKGAYRRKRKYGLIVCDPPSFGRSKNGTFSISKNFDELVLNCLYCLEKNGLLLFCTNYEKWTTGDLHLRLNKLKKDFSFKVLDAPLQGLDFELPDQDPLMKSIIIRKN from the coding sequence ATGACCCTCAATCAAAACCGGCTTATAATCACAGTGATGACACGCGCTATTAATCTACAGTACACCGAAATGCCAGATCTTATCTTTATCGATAAAATTTCTGGCATCAATACCCACACCCCTGCCTTTGGACAAAGAGGCTGCGTGGAAATTTATGAAGACGCCTTAGACAAGAAACTCTTTGTCGTCCAGCGTTTAGACAAGGGCACCTCAGGAGCCATGATGTTTGCCACGACTCCTGAGATGGCGGCTTCTTTAACTCAGCTTTTAGAAAATCAAGAAGTTGAAAAGAAATATCTATTTTTAACTCATCAAAAATCTGCAAAAACAGAGTTTGATTACAAAAGCTTCATCCATAAAGAAAAGAATGCCTTTGTCAGCGAGACTGACAAAGAACCCAATGCACACACTCGATTTAAGTTTCTAGGTTCGCGTGGAGAATATTATCTTTGGGAGGCACAACCTCTTACAGGCAAACCTCATCAGATCCGCTTGCATGCCGAAGCTAACGGCATCCCCGTGCTGGGCGATAAAGATCATAACGGGAAACCCTTCTTCAGACTCTGCCTACATTCCCTTTCAAGTCGCTTTAAAGTAAATGGCAAAGACTATTTCTTTCAAACGGCTTTACCAGCTTGGGCCAGTGAGGGAATCTCTCACGATGAAGAGACCTTAGCTCTTTATGAAGCTCTCCAACGGCGTGAAAGACTTTTTGGTCGCAAAGATTCTAATGAACAGTGTCTGCGACTTTCCCATCGCGATATCGATACCTATCGAATTGATCAATACGGAGATCATATCTGGGTCTACTGGTATAAAGAGTCAGACCCTACTGATGCTGATATAATGCGCTTTGAAGAGATCGCAGAAAAATTAGATAAGAAACTCTACGTCCGTAAAATGCTTAATCGAGGCGATAACCCGAATGCACAGATTATGTGGACGGCACGCAATCCAGAAACTCGCTGGCAAGCTAAAGAAAACCAAGTGAGCTTTGAACTGCGCAGTGACTCAGGACTTTCTCCAGGACTCTTTTTGGATCAAAGAGAAAATCGTATGTGGGTCGCAAGCCAAGCCGAAGGGCGCTCTGTTCTTAATCTTTTTTCTTACACGAGTGGCTTCAGTGTCGTTTCAGCGCTTGCGGGGGCTCGCGATGTTTGTACCGTGGATGTCTCCGCGAACTTCATTGAATGGAGCAAACGCAATTTTGAAATCAATGGTTTAGATCCAGAAGATGAAAAGTACGAATTCTGGGTTCAAGATTGCCTCTTGTTTTTAAAAGGCGCTTATCGCCGCAAACGTAAGTACGGACTCATCGTCTGCGACCCGCCTTCTTTTGGCAGATCTAAAAACGGAACCTTTTCGATCAGCAAAAACTTCGACGAGCTCGTTTTAAATTGTCTTTACTGTCTTGAAAAAAATGGCCTTCTGCTTTTCTGTACAAACTACGAGAAATGGACCACGGGAGATTTGCATTTACGTTTGAACAAACTCAAAAAAGATTTCTCGTTCAAAGTTCTCGATGCTCCTTTACAAGGTCTGGACTTCGAACTTCCCGATCAAGATCCTTTGATGAAATCCATTATCATTCGAAAGAATTAG
- a CDS encoding alpha/beta hydrolase fold protein (COG0596 Predicted hydrolases or acyltransferases (alpha/beta hydrolase superfamily)) yields MFLRTWEQPSSLAPIILLHDSLGSVDLWRSFPLILSEITGRSVIAYDRLGFGRSSTRVGLPSMAFIAEEAENTFRH; encoded by the coding sequence ATGTTCTTAAGAACTTGGGAACAACCTTCGTCTCTTGCGCCAATTATTTTACTGCATGATTCTTTAGGGTCCGTGGATCTATGGAGAAGCTTTCCTTTAATTCTTTCTGAAATCACGGGTCGTTCAGTGATCGCCTATGATCGCTTGGGATTTGGTCGATCATCGACAAGAGTGGGGCTTCCAAGTATGGCGTTTATCGCAGAGGAAGCAGAGAATACTTTCCGTCACTGA